One genomic region from Nymphaea colorata isolate Beijing-Zhang1983 chromosome 10, ASM883128v2, whole genome shotgun sequence encodes:
- the LOC116262912 gene encoding cytochrome P450 89A2-like, with protein sequence MDSWIIFFLTLFTISVSLILVGLPHGIGKKKKKIPPGPKGLPIIGNLHQLGLRLFEVEPILRKLRAQYGPVFSVHFGPRTAIFVAAQDLAHQALVQSGATFAGRPPTAGFARIINSNQHNISSASYGPLWRLFRRNLMAEVLSPARTKSFAEGREWVLTLLLGRLRTEADANGGVVVPVRIFQHAMFCLLLVMCFGEKVEDDVVQKVETAQRSALLAFERFNVLGIFPILGKIFFRQRWRDLLEIRRKQEEALLPLIRARKSVDEKNRFCYVDSLLSLELPDGRKLDEGEVVTLCNEFLNGGIDTTSTAVQWVMANLVKDPQIQGKLHEEIRTVAGEDGEVSEESVSRMPYLKAVIMEALRRHPPGHLVLPHTVTEEEVTLNGYSVPKDATINFMVGEMGLDGKVWKHPLEFRPERFLAGGEGEDVDITGSREIKMMPFGAGRRICPGMGLALLHLQYFVANMVREFEWSVPDGEPVDLTEKVEFTVVMKNPLRAKIESRKR encoded by the coding sequence ATGGATTCCTGGattatcttcttcctcacccTTTTCACCATCTCGGTCTCTCTCATTCTTGTCGGCCTCCCACATGGAATcggcaagaagaagaagaagatcccACCTGGCCCAAAAGGGCTCCCCATCATAGGTAATTTGCATCAGCTTGGCCTAAGACTCTTCGAGGTCGAACCCATTTTGCGCAAGCTAAGAGCGCAGTATGGCCCCGTCTTCAGCGTCCACTTTGGCCCTCGGACAGCCATCTTCGTCGCTGCCCAAGACCTCGCGCACCAGGCCCTGGTTCAAAGTGGCGCAACCTTCGCCGGCCGGCCTCCAACTGCGGGTTTCGCCCGCATCATTAACAGCAATCAGCACAACATCAGCTCGGCCAGCTACGGCCCCTTGTGGCGCCTCTTCCGCCGTAACCTCATGGCCGAGGTCCTCAGCCCCGCCCGAACCAAGTCCTTCGCGGAAGGCCGTGAGTGGGTGTTGACCCTTCTGTTGGGGAGGCTCAGAACCGAAGCCGACGCAAATGGAGGCGTAGTCGTCCCGGTGAGGATCTTTCAGCACGCCATGTTTTGCTTGCTTCTGGTCATGTGCTTCGGCGAGAAGGTCGAGGACGACGTGGTCCAAAAGGTGGAAACCGCACAGCGCAGTGCGCTTCTAGCCTTTGAGCGATTCAACGTCTTGGGCATCTTCCCCATACTCGGCAAGATCTTCTTCCGGCAACGATGGCGCGACCTGTTGGAGATCAGGCGGAAGCAAGAAGAGGCCCTTCTTCCCCTTATCCGAGCCCGGAAATCAGTAGACGAGAAGAATCGCTTCTGCTATGTCGATTCACTCCTCTCTCTAGAGCTTCCCGATGGCAGGAAACTGGACGAAGGGGAGGTGGTGACCCTCTGCAATGAGTTCCTTAATGGCGGCATCGATACGACTTCTACGGCGGTGCAATGGGTGATGGCCAATTTGGTGAAGGACCCCCAAATTCAGGGGAAACTCCACGAGGAGATAAGGACCGTCGCTGGCGAAGACGGAGAGGTGAGCGAGGAAAGCGTTTCACGGATGCCTTACCTCAAGGCGGTGATCATGGAGGCTCTTAGGAGGCACCCGCCGGGCCACTTGGTCCTGCCACACACAGTCACGGAGGAGGAGGTGACTCTCAATGGCTACTCCGTGCCCAAGGACGCGACGATCAACTTCATGGTGGGGGAGATGGGTTTGGACGGGAAGGTATGGAAGCATCCTCTGGAGTTCAGACCAGAGAGGTTCCTCGCCGGAGGCGAAGGAGAAGACGTGGACATCACGGGGAGCAGAGAGATCAAGATGATGCCTTTCGGCGCGGGGAGAAGGATCTGCCCGGGGATGGGCCTAGCCCTCCTGCACCTTCAGTACTTCGTGGCCAACATGGTCCGTGAGTTCGAGTGGTCGGTGCCGGACGGAGAGCCGGTGGACTTGACCGAGAAGGTGGAATTCACGGTTGTGATGAAGAATCCTTTAAGGGCGAAGATCGAGTCTAGGAAGAGATAG
- the LOC116263114 gene encoding cytochrome P450 89A2-like isoform X1, which yields MDSWIIFFLTLFIISVSLILVGLPHGIGKKKKKIPPGPKGLPIIGNLHQLGLRFFEVEPILRKLRAQYGPVFSVRFGPRTAIFVAAHDLAHQALVQSGATFAGRPRAAGFARIINSNQHNISSANYGPLWRLFRRNLMAEVLSPARTKSFAEGREWVLTLLLGRLRTEADANGGVVVPGRIFQHAMFCLLLFMCFGEKVEDDVVQKVETALRTALLAFGRFNVLGIFPILGKIFFRQRWRDLLEIRRKQEEAILPLIRARQSVDEKNRFCYVDSLLSLELPDGRKLDEGEMVTLCNEFLNGGTDTTSTAVQWVMANLVKDPQIQGKLHEEIRTVAGEDGEVSEESVSRMPYLKAVIMEALRRHPPGHFVLPHTVTEEEVSLNGYSVPKDATINFMVGEMGLDERVWKHPLEFRPERFLPGGEGEDVDITGSREIKMMPFGAGRRICPGMGLAMLHLQYFVANMVREFEWSVPDGEPVDLTEKVAFTVVMKNPLRAKIQSRK from the coding sequence ATGGATTCCTGGattatcttcttcctcacccTCTTCATCATCTCCGTCTCTCTCATCCTTGTCGGCCTCCCACATGGAATcggcaagaagaagaagaagatcccACCTGGCCCAAAAGGGCTCCCCATCATAGGCAATTTGCATCAGCTTGGCCTAAGATTCTTTGAGGTCGAACCCATTTTGCGCAAGCTAAGAGCGCAGTATGGCCCCGTCTTCAGCGTCCGCTTTGGCCCTCGGACGGCCATCTTCGTCGCTGCCCATGACCTCGCGCACCAGGCCCTGGTTCAAAGTGGCGCAACCTTCGCCGGCCGGCCTCGAGCTGCGGGTTTCGCCCGCATCATTAACAGCAATCAGCACAACATCAGCTCAGCCAACTACGGCCCCTTGTGGCGCCTCTTCCGCCGTAACCTCATGGCCGAGGTCCTCAGCCCCGCCCGAACCAAGTCCTTCGCCGAAGGCCGTGAGTGGGTGTTGACCCTTCTGTTGGGGAGGCTCAGGACCGAAGCCGACGCAAATGGAGGCGTAGTCGTCCCGGGGAGGATCTTTCAGCACGCCATGTTCTGCTTGCTTCTGTTCATGTGCTTCGGCGAGAAGGTGGAGGACGACGTGGTCCAAAAGGTGGAAACCGCACTGCGCACTGCGCTTCTAGCCTTCGGGCGATTCAACGTCTTGGGCATCTTCCCCATACTCGGCAAGATCTTCTTCCGGCAACGATGGCGCGACCTGTTGGAGATCAGGCGGAAGCAAGAAGAGGCCATCCTGCCCCTTATCCGAGCCCGGCAATCCGTAGACGAGAAGAATCGCTTCTGCTATGTCGATTCACTCCTCTCTCTAGAGCTTCCCGATGGCAGGAAACTGGACGAAGGGGAGATGGTCACGCTCTGCAACGAGTTCCTTAATGGCGGCACCGATACGACTTCTACGGCGGTGCAATGGGTGATGGCCAATTTGGTGAAGGACCCCCAAATTCAGGGGAAGCTCCACGAGGAGATAAGGACCGTCGCTGGCGAAGACGGAGAGGTGAGCGAGGAAAGCGTTTCACGGATGCCTTACCTCAAGGCGGTGATCATGGAGGCTCTTAGGAGGCACCCGCCGGGCCACTTCGTGCTGCCACACACAGTCACGGAGGAGGAGGTGAGTCTCAATGGCTACTCTGTGCCCAAGGACGCGACGATCAACTTCATGGTAGGGGAGATGGGGTTGGACGAGAGGGTATGGAAGCATCCTCTCGAGTTCAGACCAGAGAGGTTCCTCCCCGGAGGCGAAGGAGAAGACGTGGACATCACGGGGAGCAGAGAGATCAAGATGATGCCTTTCGGCGCAGGTAGAAGGATCTGCCCGGGGATGGGCCTAGCCATGCTGCACCTTCAGTACTTCGTGGCCAACATGGTCCGTGAGTTCGAGTGGTCGGTGCCGGACGGAGAGCCGGTGGACTTGACCGAGAAGGTGGCATTCACGGTTGTGATGAAGAATCCATTAAGGGCGAAGATTCAGTCTAGGAAGTGA